From Cyprinus carpio isolate SPL01 chromosome A7, ASM1834038v1, whole genome shotgun sequence, a single genomic window includes:
- the LOC109110414 gene encoding stromal interaction molecule 2-like isoform X1 has translation MHFRSFLSLDYFLFGCVFTAVLLLRGLVISAVLGLEGSYTSHLSNRVTPDPAAVAAAVAPTDPCLTVIPPCMNEADRFSLEALRHIHKQLDDDNDGGIEVNESVEFIIEDMKQQQTNKHSNLHREDQHITVEELWRGWKISEVHNWTLEDAVQWLKESVELPQYEKNFREFKVDGNTLPRIAANEPSFMSMQLKILDQRHKQKLNLKALDAVLFGPPLRPHHHWLKDFVLMISIIIGVGGCWFAYIQNKSSRIHISQMMKDLESLQHAEQSLIELQSRLEKAQEENRTVAVEKQNLEQKMRDEINGAKREASRLRELREGAECELSRLKYAEEELVQVRMALKRAEKEMQSDWSVPEALQMWLQLTHEVELQYYNIKKQNAELQLTVAKDEAEKIKKKRNSVFGTLHVAHSSSLDEVDHKILEAKKSLSEVTACLRERIHLWRWMEIEKICGFPVVNNSGLPSLTASLYADHSWVVMPRMSVPPYPIAGGVDDLDEDTPPIIPQFTSPLIRPPLTRNSSVCRSRRSLLSQPSSLSPDPDLLSMASAPLAYRPEGDDEHIFFTVERKGDLQDTCSDSDSLSSSLGRKQFSGPSVQSTCATGMETPPRKISREELLLLAQEAQAVAMETLPSTTSSPSSPLDSSSIHKGSPDLTRSSVLPESQSLIFHPGTKSVAYNGILEKSYSMGQLSAGGMPPGGHYPSISSLDIESKSIKEPKQPQPTSSQDFCDNGEKKRSKIKSLFKKSKKL, from the exons ACCCGTGTTTGACAGTCATCCCTCCATGTATGAATGAAGCCGACCGCTTCAGTTTAGAAGCACTTCGGCACATTCACAAGCAGCTAGATGACGACAACGATGGAGGAATTGAAGTGAATGAGAGTGTAGAG TTTATCATAGAGGACATGAAGCAGCAGCAGACCAATAAACACAGTAATCTTCACAGAGAGGACCAGCACATCACAGTGGAGGAGCTGTGGAGGGGCTGGAAAATATCAGAAG tgcacAACTGGACACTGGAGGATGCAGTTCAGTGGCTAAAAGAATCCGTAGAGCTTCCTCAGTATGAAAAAAACTTCAGAGAGTTTAAAGTAGATGGCAACACGCTACCTCG AATAGCGGCCAATGAACCGTCGTTTATGTCAATGCAGCTAAAGATATTAGACCAACGACataaacagaaattaaatctAAAAGCATTGGATGCAGTGCTCTTTGGACCTCCACTAC GTCCTCACCATCACTGGCTGAAGGACTTTGTTTTGATGATTTCAATCATCATTGGTGTGGGAGGCTGCTGGTTTGCATACATACAGAACAAATCATCTAGAATTCACATCTCTCAGATGATGAAAGATCTGGAGAGTCTACAGCATGCTGAACAGAGCCTGATAGAGCTACAGAGCCG GCTGGAAAAGGCTCAGGAGGAGAACCGGACAGTGGCGGTGGAGAAGCAGAACCTGGAACAGAAGATGCGTGACGAGATCAACGGAGCAAAGAGAGAAGCCAGCAGACTGCGAGAGCTGCGAGAGGGGGCTGAATGTGAACTCAGCAGACTCAAGTACGCAGAGGAGGAACTAGTGCAG GTGCGAATGGCACTGAAGAGAGCTGAGAAAGAGATGCAGTCAGATTGGTCGGTGCCAGAAGCCCTGCAGATGTGGCTTCAGCTCACACATGAGGTGGAACTGCAGTactacaacattaaaaaacagaATGCTGAGCTGCAGCTCACGGTCGCAAAGGACGAA GCCGAAAAGATCAAGAAGAAGAGGAACTCTGTGTTTGGTACCCTCCATGTTGCACACAGCTCATCTCTGGATGAAGTAGACCACAAAATACTTGAGGCTAA aaaatctCTATCAGAGGTCACAGCCTGTTTGCGTGAACGTATTCATCTTTGGCGGTGGATGGAGATAGAGAAGATATGTGGCTTTCCAGTGGTTAATAACTCTGGGCTGCCCAGCCTCACCGCCTCCCTGTACGCTGACCACAGCTGGGTGGTCATGCCGCGGATGTCGGTGCCCCCCTACCCAATCGCTGGCGGGGTGGACGATCTCGATGAGGACACACCACCAATCATTCCACAGTTCACCT CTCCTTTGATTCGACCTCCTCTGACCCGCAACAGCAGTGTTTGTCGTTCTCGCAGAAGTCTTCTCTCTCAGCCCTCGTCCCTTTCTCCTGACCCTGACCTGTTGTCTATGGCCTCGGCCCCACTGGCCTACAGACCCGAGGGAGACGATGAGCACATCTTCTTCACTGTTGAAAGGAAAGG GGATCTTCAGGACACATGCTCAGATTCAGATTCTCTCAGTTCCTCTTTGGGCAGGAAGCAGTTCTCCGGTCCCTCTGTTCAAAGTACATGTGCTACAGGCATGGAGACCCCACCACGTAAAATCTCTCGTGAGGAACTTCTTCTCCTGGCGCAGGAGGCGCAGGCTGTCGCCATGGAGACCTTACCTTCTACCACATCCTCCCCTTCATCTCCTCTTGACTCCTCCTCCATTCACAAGGGCTCTCCTGACCTTACCCGCTCTTCTGTCCTCCCAGAATCTCAAAGTTTAATCTTTCATCCTGGCACCAAATCTGTGGCCTATAATGGCATTCTGGAAAAGTCATACAGCATGGGGCAGCTGTCCGCTGGTGGGATGCCTCCAGGGGGACATTACCCTTCGATTAGCTCACTCGACATAGAAAGCAAATCTATCAAGGAGCCCAAGCAACCCCAACCCACCTCCTCCCAGGACTTTTGCGACAACGGAGAGAAAAAACGCTCCAAGATCAAGAGCTTGTTCAAGAAAAGCAAAAAGCTGTGA
- the LOC109110414 gene encoding stromal interaction molecule 2-like isoform X2 has product MTFLSGAAVLLLRGLVISAVLGLEGSYTSHLSNRVTPDPAAVAAAVAPTDPCLTVIPPCMNEADRFSLEALRHIHKQLDDDNDGGIEVNESVEFIIEDMKQQQTNKHSNLHREDQHITVEELWRGWKISEVHNWTLEDAVQWLKESVELPQYEKNFREFKVDGNTLPRIAANEPSFMSMQLKILDQRHKQKLNLKALDAVLFGPPLRPHHHWLKDFVLMISIIIGVGGCWFAYIQNKSSRIHISQMMKDLESLQHAEQSLIELQSRLEKAQEENRTVAVEKQNLEQKMRDEINGAKREASRLRELREGAECELSRLKYAEEELVQVRMALKRAEKEMQSDWSVPEALQMWLQLTHEVELQYYNIKKQNAELQLTVAKDEAEKIKKKRNSVFGTLHVAHSSSLDEVDHKILEAKKSLSEVTACLRERIHLWRWMEIEKICGFPVVNNSGLPSLTASLYADHSWVVMPRMSVPPYPIAGGVDDLDEDTPPIIPQFTSPLIRPPLTRNSSVCRSRRSLLSQPSSLSPDPDLLSMASAPLAYRPEGDDEHIFFTVERKGDLQDTCSDSDSLSSSLGRKQFSGPSVQSTCATGMETPPRKISREELLLLAQEAQAVAMETLPSTTSSPSSPLDSSSIHKGSPDLTRSSVLPESQSLIFHPGTKSVAYNGILEKSYSMGQLSAGGMPPGGHYPSISSLDIESKSIKEPKQPQPTSSQDFCDNGEKKRSKIKSLFKKSKKL; this is encoded by the exons ACCCGTGTTTGACAGTCATCCCTCCATGTATGAATGAAGCCGACCGCTTCAGTTTAGAAGCACTTCGGCACATTCACAAGCAGCTAGATGACGACAACGATGGAGGAATTGAAGTGAATGAGAGTGTAGAG TTTATCATAGAGGACATGAAGCAGCAGCAGACCAATAAACACAGTAATCTTCACAGAGAGGACCAGCACATCACAGTGGAGGAGCTGTGGAGGGGCTGGAAAATATCAGAAG tgcacAACTGGACACTGGAGGATGCAGTTCAGTGGCTAAAAGAATCCGTAGAGCTTCCTCAGTATGAAAAAAACTTCAGAGAGTTTAAAGTAGATGGCAACACGCTACCTCG AATAGCGGCCAATGAACCGTCGTTTATGTCAATGCAGCTAAAGATATTAGACCAACGACataaacagaaattaaatctAAAAGCATTGGATGCAGTGCTCTTTGGACCTCCACTAC GTCCTCACCATCACTGGCTGAAGGACTTTGTTTTGATGATTTCAATCATCATTGGTGTGGGAGGCTGCTGGTTTGCATACATACAGAACAAATCATCTAGAATTCACATCTCTCAGATGATGAAAGATCTGGAGAGTCTACAGCATGCTGAACAGAGCCTGATAGAGCTACAGAGCCG GCTGGAAAAGGCTCAGGAGGAGAACCGGACAGTGGCGGTGGAGAAGCAGAACCTGGAACAGAAGATGCGTGACGAGATCAACGGAGCAAAGAGAGAAGCCAGCAGACTGCGAGAGCTGCGAGAGGGGGCTGAATGTGAACTCAGCAGACTCAAGTACGCAGAGGAGGAACTAGTGCAG GTGCGAATGGCACTGAAGAGAGCTGAGAAAGAGATGCAGTCAGATTGGTCGGTGCCAGAAGCCCTGCAGATGTGGCTTCAGCTCACACATGAGGTGGAACTGCAGTactacaacattaaaaaacagaATGCTGAGCTGCAGCTCACGGTCGCAAAGGACGAA GCCGAAAAGATCAAGAAGAAGAGGAACTCTGTGTTTGGTACCCTCCATGTTGCACACAGCTCATCTCTGGATGAAGTAGACCACAAAATACTTGAGGCTAA aaaatctCTATCAGAGGTCACAGCCTGTTTGCGTGAACGTATTCATCTTTGGCGGTGGATGGAGATAGAGAAGATATGTGGCTTTCCAGTGGTTAATAACTCTGGGCTGCCCAGCCTCACCGCCTCCCTGTACGCTGACCACAGCTGGGTGGTCATGCCGCGGATGTCGGTGCCCCCCTACCCAATCGCTGGCGGGGTGGACGATCTCGATGAGGACACACCACCAATCATTCCACAGTTCACCT CTCCTTTGATTCGACCTCCTCTGACCCGCAACAGCAGTGTTTGTCGTTCTCGCAGAAGTCTTCTCTCTCAGCCCTCGTCCCTTTCTCCTGACCCTGACCTGTTGTCTATGGCCTCGGCCCCACTGGCCTACAGACCCGAGGGAGACGATGAGCACATCTTCTTCACTGTTGAAAGGAAAGG GGATCTTCAGGACACATGCTCAGATTCAGATTCTCTCAGTTCCTCTTTGGGCAGGAAGCAGTTCTCCGGTCCCTCTGTTCAAAGTACATGTGCTACAGGCATGGAGACCCCACCACGTAAAATCTCTCGTGAGGAACTTCTTCTCCTGGCGCAGGAGGCGCAGGCTGTCGCCATGGAGACCTTACCTTCTACCACATCCTCCCCTTCATCTCCTCTTGACTCCTCCTCCATTCACAAGGGCTCTCCTGACCTTACCCGCTCTTCTGTCCTCCCAGAATCTCAAAGTTTAATCTTTCATCCTGGCACCAAATCTGTGGCCTATAATGGCATTCTGGAAAAGTCATACAGCATGGGGCAGCTGTCCGCTGGTGGGATGCCTCCAGGGGGACATTACCCTTCGATTAGCTCACTCGACATAGAAAGCAAATCTATCAAGGAGCCCAAGCAACCCCAACCCACCTCCTCCCAGGACTTTTGCGACAACGGAGAGAAAAAACGCTCCAAGATCAAGAGCTTGTTCAAGAAAAGCAAAAAGCTGTGA